The Chitinophaga niabensis genome segment TTTCCGGAATAGGTGGAGAAAGAATGTCTGTAGGGGGAGATGGAGTCCTGTTGCTGACATTAATGGTAGCATGGCTGTATCCACCGGTCACACCAATGGAAACCTGGGCACAAACAGGCAGGGTACAAACAATAAGAAGGGAAAGTAGTATTATTCGCATAACATTGGGTTTATCTGCGCCATAACCGGAACTGGTAACCTGCGCTGATGCCGAAGTAGACATTCTTCCTCACTTCCGGATCTTTGGGATATACATCTGTTAACCCCAGGCTATAATTGATATTGAATAACAACCCGTTCTTAAATTCATATCCGGCAATGAAATTCACACCGGCATCCGAATTCTTATAGGCTTTACCCATAAAACCATTCCCCGGATAATCATCAAACTGGATGTTCTGTTCTGTTGTAAATTCGCTCACAACGCGGCCACTGGGATCGATCACCTTTCCATTGTCCTTATAAGTACCGGATAAAGGGAATGCAAAGTAAGGGCCTGCTCCGAAGGCTATTTTACCTGGTCCGAGCCTGATCTTATATACGAGGTTCAATGGTATTTCCAGGTAGATCAGTCTTGTTTTGTAGGTTCCTTCCACCCAATGTTCATCCGTTCTTTTTTCC includes the following:
- a CDS encoding porin family protein; this translates as MKVILLSTLISIATLPVCAQLSIGVIGGYSHATQRISGRTFSNTEFDSPNPAIFADAKYSPQWHGGVIADLGLLKGLHIQPQVLISSKGLKEEEKRTDEHWVEGTYKTRLIYLEIPLNLVYKIRLGPGKIAFGAGPYFAFPLSGTYKDNGKVIDPSGRVVSEFTTEQNIQFDDYPGNGFMGKAYKNSDAGVNFIAGYEFKNGLLFNINYSLGLTDVYPKDPEVRKNVYFGISAGYQFRLWRR